The genomic interval TCAAAACCCGAGCATCTTCATAATCATGGCTTCGAATTTGGAATCAAAATTTCCAATTAATGCTCCACTGAAGATAAATTCGACCCGACCTTAGTTTTGGCGGTAGCCGACTAggtcgatggatgcgtcctcgGGGTAAGGTTCGAATTTTCACTCccctgtttttttttaaaaaaaaaaacattttttttagaaTCCAAATTTTCTTGTCCAATcatttttttcttgaatttttgctATTTATAATTAGTCGGGCTAAATGCAGGTTCTTGATCATTGATCGAAGACCGAGTAGCCTTAATACTTTGTAAAATTTCCCAAGTGAGAAATTATCGGAGTTTCATGACTCTCGGACTTGAATAAAATGTCGGAATCTCATTCCTCCCGGGTTTAGATGAGGTGTCGGGGTATTATTTCTCTTAGGCTTGCATAAAGTGTCAGGGCCATGTCTTTCGGGTTTAGATAAGGTGTCAGTGCATCGTCTTCCAAGCTTGAATAAGGTGTCGGGGCATCATGTCTCCCGAGCTTAGATAAGGTGTCGGGGTCTCATCACTTCCGGACTTAGATAAGGTGTCGGGACCTTATGCTCCCGGGCTTACATAGAGTATCGAGATCTCATGTATCTCAGGCTTGAATTAGGTGTCGGGGCCTCATATCTCCCGAACTTAGATAAATGACTTTCACTCATattaaaaatgataaaatgaatttttattgaTAATCAAATGTTGTATACAAGAATTAAGCATAATATTTATTGAAATGAAAATCATATCGGGTGTCATGACTCCAGGGATATTTTGGTTGTTTTCTCGGATGAATGGGAACTATCTTCGCCCTTTCCTCCCCCTGTGGATGCTTTCAATGAGGAGGGAACCTGTCTGTCGTTGCTTGTTGAATAGCCATTGCTATCCACTAGGCCAGTTCTTTCGGAGCAACGATGATGATTGGTTGAGGGTCACCAGAGAGCGGATTACCCTAGGGACCCCTGAGTCTGTGGTCTCCTTTCCGGAGGGATCTCTGTGAGTTGAGTTTCGAGTGAAAATCTTATCTGCGTCTACAGATCTGATTCTCACATACATCTTCAATGATGATGACTTGGTCGATTGGGTGAGCTAGGTGGATAATCTACCTGGCAGAGATGTGTACATTTCATGTAAAGATTTTTTACCTGATGGGCGGAGCCCAGATGGCCTGGCCTGCGCTGTGAGTACTCGACAGGGTAGGGTGAGCTCAAGTGGCATGGCCTGTAATGTGAGCCCTATTGATCGGGTAGGATGAGCTAGGGTCAGATAATCTGAGCACACTCAAACAAGAAAATATCAGTGGGACGCTAGAAGAGTTTTCGGTATGGTCACTCTGACACTCAAGTTAGTACAGGGCTCACTAAgtagataaaaaatttattgaatgCTATagaatacaatatctcatgtcCAAGTGAATAAGCAAACCTGAATATTTATAGGGGAGAAGATGACCTCGATTGTAGCGCAGAGATATTTATAGAGAAGAAGATGACCTCGATTATGACAATAGGCATGGCGACCCACATGATTCCTGGTCTTGTCATGGGTATTGATTTGTCGCTGCTCCCATCTCCTCGTGGTCGGTCTGAGTAAGAAGGAACCGACCTGGACGGTTCTTGCCGGTGACCTTGTTAGGTTGATTTAAGTTGTATTCGCAAATgctttaatttataaatttgcaaaacatttttaaataaaGTTTGTAATCATTTTTTGTATGCATTTGCAAATACTATTTTAATTCTCTGAAATTTCTACAACTTCCAATATCAGATTCTCTGtctacataaaaaaaaaaaaaaattcttcacTTTTTAGTTATGTTAGTATTTAATGAAACCTTGATTTTTTCATGATTAAGAATATTCATTCttgaataatgaaaatttaatcTATCTGTTAGTGTGAATAATTAGCTATTGGGTTTAGgctaaagagtgagtctcatgtgagatcgtctcacggatcataatctgtgagacgagtcagctctacccatattcacactaaaaaataatactattagcataaaataatattttttcatggatgacccaaataagagatccgtctcacaaatacgactcttgagaccgtctcacataagtttttgtctagCTTAAATTAAAAGGGCATTCGTATCTTGTGGATATGTACCTCATTTATCAATCTTTAATGGTCAATTTGGAACAACAGAGTAATTAAAACATTAATAGATAGCTATGTAAAATGAAATTTCAAGTCATAAATCTTGTTGACCTTTTTATTGGATTTGTATTCTGCTTTTGATTTTGTGCCTatgtatatttttgtttttttctaccattcattttttttaaaaaatatacaatAGAGGGGAAAGCTCGAATATATATAAGTTCGATGTTCTTGATATTTTATATGTTCAGTTTTATTCATATTATTACCAAATTTTTAGAATGTTTTTGTTTCCAGGCACGAGAAGTAatttatgttaaataaaaaataaattaaatttttaaatcgaaaaatgcaTATGAAAGATTATTTATAAGAGTACTCTATAGATTTGGTGTATGCTTATGTAGTATAGAAGTATAAATTATAACAAAAGAAAATTTGACAAGATAAAAAgaggagaaaatattttttcgtaaaaaaaaaaagaaaactatAAGAATTAgaatataaaaaacaaaaaaaataaattattttttttaaaaaaaagaaaatgttgCTGATGGGCTGTGGGAGTGAATCCGTTCCCCAATGCCAATGGGCTCTCCAAAATCCGATACTTATCttcttcaaataaaataaaaccagATACTTGTTTAGGCCTAAAAGCatacatataaatcattcaaGCTGCATGTGTCGATAAAAGTTTTTTTGAACTCGTTTAATGAGAGTCGTTAAGATAAATGAATCAAACGCCGACTTTACAATTATATACTTTACTTATGGAAAAAaactattaaatttatttattagaataaaattacaaattttaataaaaatattatatttttttctctaaatatataatttagtttttagtgaatttaatgaatatttaagtttataatttattaagttcaTTTATGTTCTGCTTGATTACATCGCTACCTAAACGTGGGAAAAATCATGTATAAATTACCATAATTATTTGTACCAAAATTTTTATTAGACAGTCTCAtatatcaattttgtgaaacagatattaaaaaatattattttatgcagaaattattacttttcactgtatatatatacaccagATCGACCTTTCTGATAGGTATatattcgtgaaaccgtctcacattaTACCAACTCAATTATTTGTACTATTTTAATATGtttgattttatatatatatatatatatacacacacacacgaaAAGTACCAACAAACGGTAAACACGGTTGATTTTTTGTCTAAATAATTTTGCTACGATAAAATTCCTTCCAATTATtatgtatattgtataaaaATAGATCCAAAATGAATCtaaataaaatgataatttgaataaaaataatatagtttttagcACGTTCATTGTTATCATAAGAGAATATGTTTTTGtccaaatataatatatatttcacTTCCAAGGTACAGAGTTTGATTTAAAACTTGCTGGCAAATTCGGAAGGCACATGGACTTTATCATGTGCATCCAACGAaataaacatttattttatcccATTTATTTATGCATAATTTGCTGTATCACATCATAATCAATGTACTGTaactataatataatatatttttaagatCAATCTAATACGATAAATACCAATTAATGTTACGAGACGAACCTTCgactcatgaaaaatattacttttcactATAGGTACGAACCAGATCGAACCTTTCACAAATATAAATCCATTAGATCGGCTCACATGAAACTTACTCTATAAATTTATATCTTAACAATAATGGATTCCTTGTTATTTAAagaaaatagtttttttaaaaaaataaaagcaaaaTCATGTAAGAAAAGAGGCTCTAAAAATTTCCATCTCGATCCGTGTTTACTTGGCATTATTACGTAATATGTTGACTTTGTGATttgttttgaaaatttaatcattttttttgttttgagtGTTTATTATGCAACTAGACACATCAATATCACATTACCATCATATCAATTTCATATAAAGTTTAAAAAGCAAGACAAACTTTTTATCAAATGCGTCGtatatcaattttatgagatagaTCTCTTGTATAATCTGATccgtaaaaaatattattttgtatgtCAAACATATTATTTCTATAAGATCGTATCACTACAAAGCTTCTCAAAAAACAAATAAACTAATAGAGTATAGTAATATTGATATTTGACAAACTTAGATGTCAAGATCACAAAAATTCGCGTATAAATGAATAAATGATCAAAATTGCAATTTTGATGATATGATAACAACATAAATGGTGTGATCAACAATAAAAAAAGGATaaacatgtatgtatatatatatatatatatatatatgtgtgtgtgtgtgtatgtgtatgtttcttgtgagacgatatATCAAATCTATATTTCTAAGACTAGTCAATTAGAATCATACAtgcaatgaaaaataataagaCCATCTCTTCGACGACGTAGACACGGATCTATCTAAAAAAGATGAATCATGAAGCGATTTCAGAAGAATTTTTGTATTTACGTGTGTgtacatatatgtatattttattatttatttaaaaaacgaAATCTTCATAAAAACTACCTACATTGAAGaacaccaaaatattttattatataattaccCTATCTATTcacttaaaatttaaaatctctCCCTCGTCTAACTATACTTTTTACATGGAAAAACGGTTACCTaaataaattgtttttttttttttttaaatgcaactCTTCTAGATTAAACAATGTCATATTAATTTCAGATTCATTtgatcaaatttaaaaaaaaataacgaCATTGTAAAATTTTGTGTTCATATTATCATTTGATTTATGTGCATTATAATTATGAGTGTTCAAAATTCAGATAAAACTAGAAAAACCCGGCCCAATAGAAAATTTCAATTATTTCGGTTATTTTTTGGGTATTTGATCAGTTTCGGTGTTAAGTTTACACAGTTTATCTGTTTGGTTTCCGATTACTTAACCAAAAaaaccgatttttttttaaaaattatttttgtcaTATACCAAACATGCCATAAACCTAAAACTTAAAACAAatgaataaatataatttaggACGTCAAGAAATAATATTTACCACTTGGAGACTCTGTTCCTCTCATCTATCTTCTCTGTTTATCTCCACTTTTCTTCTTCCCTTTTCAATTAAAGATTCAAGAAccaacacatttattcaaattgAGTATTTGTGTTTTATTTTCCCCTCTTCTTCCAAAATTTTTATCAAAAAATCGTTCTTctaaagaatttttttatataacttTTTAGAAGCAATTCGGtattaattagtatttttttgaactaatattaattaattagtattttaaagcaaCTAAACTTTAAATTCATCCCTACACCCGAAAATATATCCCCAAACCCGCTCTATTTCGAGTTTTTCCAGCATAGAAAATTGTGGATCATCAGAGCCTCCTTTATTTGGATGAATGCGTAAACAAGTGTTCCTTAGTAGTGCTAGAAAGTCTCAATAAGCATAACTAAAAgccattaaattaaaaaatccaTCTTTTTCAATGATGCAATCTAGAAAATATTGATCAAACTAAAGAGAGCACAAGAATGGAAACAAAGTTTATGTGATCAAACTAGTTGGTTCCACACAATCTTTCTTATTATTCAAATCCGATCCTCAGAAAAATGCCCCATTCGTTGAAAAGGCAGTGGCATAAACAGGAGATTCCAAGTTCCATTCTTGACATCAAAATAGGAGAATTATGCCATTGGTCATaatttattagaaaccatttcacACCAGAAACAACGTTAAAAAGAACAGGCAAACATAGCAAAGAATTGCCATCCTAACAGCTGTTGCCTCCGCTGCTAACACTCTCCGATGGAGATGGCAACAATGGAGTCCCATTATTCTTGGGAAGTTTCGCCAGCGTCGGTTTTTGTACACCTCCCTCCTCGGATTTCCCAAACAATTGTTTCCTCAGGACTTCATGTATGTGCCCGAACAACTCCTTCTTCAATGCCTCAAACGCCAAGTCCAGTCTCTCTATCTGTTCCATTGCATTCTTATTATACATAAATAGCCCATAGTACAAATCAAAGCTGTCACTAGAAGTATTTTCCACCAAATCCAACAAGGTTTCGTAGCCTCTAGTGTTAATCGGAGTATCTTCCAGCTCCAACTTTTCAAGAATTCTCCCCATTGTATGGGTGATAAACTGCGATCCGGCAGCATACCTATCGTGCTTCGAGCACGACATCTCCTCCATTCTGCAACCTTCTTTCTTGaaaatatccaagaaattaTCAACCCTTCTTAATCTAGAATCTTCATCCCCAATTCTCACTTTATCATACACAAATGGCAGATCCTGCCAGCTGTATTTCCCACTTTCGGGGCCAAACATGGGGTGTGTGCAGAGTATATCGAAGTGGGTGGGGAGAACCTGGAGGAAAATGTTCTTGGGAAATTCTTTGACAGACAAAACATCTACAAACAGAGTATTCCTCCGAAGCCGCTGCAGGGGTAACGATTTGAGAACTTGCTCAGTCGAAAGTATGGAAGTACACATGAGTATCACATCAGGGTGATTCTCGCAGAGATCGTGCACATCGGAGAAGTAAACTGCACCCATCGATTGCGCGATCGAGAAGTAATTGGATCGAGAAAAGGCATAGACCGTGTGCCCCTGCCGAATGAACGCCTTCGCCAGGAATTGGCCGAAGTTGCCGAACCCGACAATGGCAATTCTGAGCTTAGTTGACTGGGTGAATCGGTGGTTGAGTTGGGCTTCGTAGTCGTACGGCTGGGCAGCATCGATTGCCCGGACTGTAAGACATCGGGTGCAGCGGCGGGAATGGTGGCTCTGGGGAGGCGACGAGAACAGTCGTTTTTGGGGGCCGAGAGGTTGAAGGGAGGGCAG from Primulina eburnea isolate SZY01 chromosome 17, ASM2296580v1, whole genome shotgun sequence carries:
- the LOC140818442 gene encoding arogenate dehydrogenase 2, chloroplastic-like gives rise to the protein MISISAVNPAAAAATSAALPSLQPLGPQKRLFSSPPQSHHSRRCTRCLTVRAIDAAQPYDYEAQLNHRFTQSTKLRIAIVGFGNFGQFLAKAFIRQGHTVYAFSRSNYFSIAQSMGAVYFSDVHDLCENHPDVILMCTSILSTEQVLKSLPLQRLRRNTLFVDVLSVKEFPKNIFLQVLPTHFDILCTHPMFGPESGKYSWQDLPFVYDKVRIGDEDSRLRRVDNFLDIFKKEGCRMEEMSCSKHDRYAAGSQFITHTMGRILEKLELEDTPINTRGYETLLDLVENTSSDSFDLYYGLFMYNKNAMEQIERLDLAFEALKKELFGHIHEVLRKQLFGKSEEGGVQKPTLAKLPKNNGTPLLPSPSESVSSGGNSC